The sequence CGAGTAAACAAAAAGCACCCAGGGGCAACCGTACTAGGGCAAGCATCGCTTGCCCTATTTTTTTCCTTTCCTTATCCGTAGTAGGAGGCAACTGTACTAGGGCAAGCACCGCTTGCCCGCGATTTCAATCTTCGTTATGCGCGAGCCAAATTGAGACCACATGACCATCATGAAAAACAATCGTTGAGAAATCGAAGTAGCCGTGAGTATCTCCTGCATGAACCACGGACTTAGCAAGGTTTAGGAATTGACGGCGATCCGTCGGCCGGGTGATATCAGAGAGTGGCACTTTCAAGGCCGCGACAACTTGCTTGGGAGTGTCGCCAAGGCGAAGGCCACGAACGGTCGACACGTGTGAAAGATCACGGCTCGGTAACTTCACAGGCGGAGTGCCAATATAGAGAATCATTTCCGGCCCGCCGTCGAAGCCCGCCGCAATGTGGTGAGCGTAATCGTATATCCACCTTGACCCAGAACAGGCGGTGTCCGCTTTCATCCCGTTAAACGCAAGTCTTTCGGTAAAGTGATCTTCGATCACCATCGGCTGCCTTTGGCGGTCGGATGGGCCCGCAATTTCTTGTGCCGACTGTGCCCATGCCGCAAGCTCATCGTGTGCTTTCGCCGGCCCGAGCACCAATGCGGCGACGGCGCAGAAACCGACGATGAAGCTTATAAGAGTGCGAGTTCTTGCCAACAAATCGTACCGACCTTTGTGCTCACGTCGCCGTTAGCCGATATGATCTAATGCTTTGGTTGGCCCAAAAACGTCAGCGTCTTGATCACCGCCCGATAGGCGGCGATGTCGCTGTCGGACGCACGCTGCTTCGGCGGCGGATCCAACGATACGATGAAGTAATAATCGATCGTGTGGCCAGGATTTACGTAGGAGACATACTCATCGGCCCGTTTCAGGCCGTATATCTTTGCATAAACAGTGCCGCCTGGGTATTCGGCGGAGAAGTCGGAGAACTTGATGTCCGGCGTCGCCGTCTTGTAACGCGCCATGTCGGTGGTAAGATCGCGGCCGACGTCGTCGCCGAAATCTTTGGGAAGAATCGAAACGCGGATGATCACTCCGTCTTGGCCGAATTTTTGACCTATCGGCAGAAAATATACATTTGACCCGATCTCGTCGCTATGCTCAGTATAGCCGGTCCAGCCGTCCGGCTCATGGGCGCCGAACATCCAGCCCTTGCCATACGCGAGAAGCGAATGCATATCGCTGGGGATGGGCGAAGGTTCTGGGGTTGGTGCGAGCAAGACCGCCGCCGCGACCACCGCACTCTGCAATATCATAAACATACGATGCCATTTGACGCGCGCGCCGAGGGTTCCCACGGAGCAAGGCCTTGAGACTTTTTCGTTTGGCGTTGTCTTCGGCGTTAATAGCGTCTGCGCTGGTTGTTGCCGGATGCACGAGCGTTCGAACTCCCCCACTGGCTCAGCTATCTTCGCCTATCCCGCTTTTGCCATGGGACTACGAGTCGTATGTGCTATTCACGGATCCGTGTTACGCGCCCGTGATCTCCGAGGCGATCAAAACATTCGGTGAAGTACCGCCAGGTGTTTCGCACACTTGGCCCGGGCTGTATAAGGCCTCCATGTCTCGCGGAGACATCACGGTGCTCTTTCCGCAAACGGCTCGCGGTGTTGACTGCGCCAAAATCGGCGTTCTCTCGATCATACCAGTAAAGTATGCGTCGCCGCTGACGATCAATCTCCCGGATTTCGACGCTCGGACGATAACCATCTACCCGTCCAACGTCGACAGGAGCGCATTCATAAAGGTCACCGACAAGTTTGGACGATCGTTCTCGAAAAAACTCGTGCTTCGACCATTCGGATTTGAGGTGGACTACCACCAACACATGCTGGTGATCGTAGCTCACGGCTCAATGCGGTTCGGCACCGACTTCCAAACCTCAATCGAGCGTGGCGACAGGACCACCTATTTCGTGACCTTTAGACCCTACCTGTTGATAGAGGGACCGGTCTACGACGACTAGGCCGTGAGGCGTAGCGTTATTCCGCGATCTCCGGCTCGGCGTCGGGAGTGGCCTCTTCTTCCTCTACCTCGTCTTCGCCAAGCGTCATCCGCTGCAGTTCCTGAAGTTTGCGGATGAGCTCTTCGTCTTGCGCGAGCATTTCGGCGGTGAGTTCCACGCCGCTCTCCTCGGCTGCGACTTCGGCCATGGCCGCGAGTTCCTCGCGCTCCTTGTCCTCGTCGACCCGCTGCGACATGACTTCCGCCCACTGCTCTTCGTTGTGGATGTCGATGCGCCAGCCGGTGAGCCGCGCGGCAAGCCGGACGTTCTGACCTTCTTTGCCGATCGCAAGCGACAATTGATAGTCGGGCACGACCGCCTCCGCCAAGTGCTCGCGCTCGTTGAGATGCACCGAAATCACTTTGGCGGGCGCCAACGCATTGGCCACGTAGGTGGCCGGATCGGGCGACCATTGGATGACGTCGATCTTCTCGCCGCGCAGCTCTTCGCCGATGTTGTTCACGCGAGATGAACGCGGCCCTAGGCACGCACCGACTGCGTCGATGTCCTCTTCATTCGTCCACACCGAGATCTTCGAACGGGCGCCAGGCTCGCGCGCGACGTCCTTCACTTCGACAATGCCCTGCGAGACTTCGGGAATTTCTTGCTCGAAGAGGCGCCGGACGACATTGGGATGGATGCGCGACAGTATGATCTGCGGACCGCGATTCGTCTTGCGGACTTCCATGACGTACGCGCGGACGCGTTCGTTGATGCGAAACGACTCGTGGGCCACTTGCTCGGACACGGGCAAGATGGCCTCGGCCTTTCCCAGGTCGACGAACATGTTGCGCTGCTCGTAGCGCAAGACTTGACCGCCGACCAGCTCGTCGAGCCGGTCGTTGTATTCGTCGAAGACCATGTCGCGTTCGGCCTCGCGGATGCGCTGCACGATGACCTGCTTGGCCGTCTGCGCCGCGATGCGCCCGAATTCTTTCGGCGTGATCTCGACGTCGAAGTTCTCTCCGGCCGCTTTTCCGCCGGCGTCGGCGACCGAGATCTCGATCGCGGGATCGGTGACTTCCGCCACGACGGTGCGCCGGGCGAACACGCGATACGCGCCGTTCTCCCGGTCGACGATCACTACCGGATTGCCGACGGCTTCAGCTTCGCGAACGAAGTTGCGCTTGTATGCCGAGACGAGCGCGGCTTCGAGCGCTTCCATCAGCACTTCGGCCGATAGGTTGCGGTCGCGTTCGAGCTCTTTCAGTGCGGCGATGAGTTCCGGATTTGCCACTGACGGCGTCGCGACGCCGGCCGGCGCCGAACCGTCGGCGTTCTTCTTGACTGTTTTTCTTACTGCCATAACGTCTCTCGTTAACGTTGAAAGGAGCGGGCGTCAACCCACTCCTCTCTGAGGAACACTATGGAAATGTTAGCATATTCGGGAGTCTCGCGCAAGGGGGTGGGCTTCGGCTGAAATGCGATCACAGGGCAACCTGGCGCCCGCCCGCAACACCTCTGCCGATGAGCACGACAAATCCAGAGCATCTCGGCAGAACCGCGCGGTTCATCAGACTGCTCAAAGAGATCGATGAAAAGCGGGCGGTCTCGAAGGCTCGATTGCACGAGATCCTCACCACCTCGTCGGAAGCGACATTCAAACGAGTCAAAGCAGAATTGCGCGAAGCCGGATATCCACTTTCATACAACAGCAAGGATAAACTCTATCACGTTTCGGCACGAGCCGCGCTCTCGCGGCCGAAGCTCGATCCGCGCAGCCGCGCGCAACTCGCGCTGGTGAGGACCGCGATCGCGGGTCTTGGCGCGCCCTACGTCGCCGCGCTCGGTGAAGTGCTCGACATCCTCGATGCCCGGATCGCCATCGAAGATCCGGAAGCCGCTGCAACGCTCTCGTCGCGACGGCCTCAGCCGCGCGCGGATCGCGCGTTTTACGAACGGCTCGATAACGTGGACACGGCGATCCGCGAAAGCCGGCTCATACAATTCGACTACACCCACACCGCGGGCGGCGCCACCGACCCGCGCTGGGCGAAGCCCCTTGCGATGCACGATCACGACGGGCGCATCTACTGCTGGGCGATCGTCGAAGGCGAAGACCGCCCGAAGCTGTTCGCGCTGGACCGCATGGGAGACGTCGAACTGCTCGAACCGTTCGATCCAGACAGTAGATGGAAGCTCGACGACGATCTGCGCTACAGCTTTGGCATCATGATCGGCCGGGACGCACCGCAAAAAGTGGCGATCGACATCGACGCAAGAGCCGCGGCGAACGTGCGCGCCCGGCGCTGGCCCGCTGAGACGGCTTGCGAAACACTTTCCGGCGGCACCCTGCGCATGACGTTTGAAGTCACGATGACCGAAGAGCTGATCTCGTGGGTCTTGGGTTTTGGCGGGCTCGCTACGGTCGTAGAGCCGTCGAGCGTGGCAGATGAGGTGCGAAGCCGCGCTGCAGCTATGGCATCACAACACGCGCGATAGGTTCAGGATGACCAGCGCGCCGGTGACCACGGTTGCCGCTCCGACGACGATGGCAAGCCATGGCGCCGAATGGTATTGGTCACGTTTAAGCTCGATATCGACCACGACGAAGCGCCACGATCCCAGCGCGCCGAGCGCGACGCCCAGCGCCGCGAAGGCGATGCCCAAACGGTGACCGGACATCACTGCCCACGGTCCGACGCTGACCTGGGTTCCCGGCATGGCGTGCGCGAGCACCGCGAACTTTGCGATGACAAATCCGAACGCCATCAGCGACAGCGACGTCCGCACGTAGGCGAGAAACGTCCGCTCGTTGGCCAGATGATCGGTGACGCGCAGATTCATGATGGTGGAAGCTTGATTGGGACGTCCGTCTTTGGTATTCCTCGGCGGCTGCGGCCGCAAACTCGACGTCTGCACACTGCAAGGACGTCGGCCGAGCGCGGTGGAAACCCATCGGACGTGGCGGTGGAGTCCGCCCGGCAGCGATGCAAAACTGCTCCGATGTGGGAGCCGATGACTCCTGACCGCGCTCTTAGAGCGCCAGGAGAATCATATGCACGCTGTATTTGACGTGTCCGCGCTTCAGAACATGTGGCTCATCGCCGCGATCTGGATGGCGCTGGCGTTCCTCGGTTCGCTCATCTCGATCCGATTCGGCATAGCGGCCGCCCTGATCGAGATCATGCTCGGCATCCTCGCGGGAAACTTCATCGCCTTACGATCCAACGTCTGGATCGATTTCATCGCGGGCTTCGGCAGCATCATGCTCACGTTTCTCGCGGGCGCCGAGATCAATCCTACGAATTTCAAGCGCCAGTGGCGCCCTGCCGTCTCAATCGGGCTCTTGTCTTTCGGCGCGCCCTTTCTTTGCGCGATGGTTTACGCTTACTTCTTCGCGCATTGGGACGCCAACGCTGCAAAGATCGCGGGCATCGCGATGTCCACAACGTCGGTGGCCGTTGTCTATGCGGTCATGATCGAATCGGGACTCGCGGGCACGGAGTTCGGCCAACTCATTTTGGCCGCGTGCTTCATCACCGATCTCGGCACCGTAGTGGCTCTCGGACTGCTCTTCGCGAACGTCAACGCGTGGCTCGCGATCTTCCTAGGCGTGAGCATCGCGGTGATCGCGTTCGCTCCGCGGTTCGTTCCGAATCTCTACGTTCGGCTTGGCGATCGTGTCAGCGAACCCGGCGCCCGCTTCCTCTTCCTCATCATCTTCATGCTCAGCGGCCTCGCCACGATGGCCAATAGCGAAGGCGTTCTGCCAGCCTACTTCCTCGGCTTTTCGTGCGCCGGCTTTCTGTTGAGCCACACCGAGTTTTCGCGCGGCCTGAGGCGCACGACCATGAGCCTGCTAACACCGTTTTATTTCATCAAGGCGGGTACGTTCGTGTCGCTGACGCAAGCGGCGACGGCGATCTGGGCGATCTTGGCGTTCTTTCTCGTCAAGGTCGTGGCGAAAATAATTGCCGTCTATCCAGCAGCCCGGGCGATGCGCTATAAGACGAGCGACGCCGCCTACCTCACGCTTATGATGGCGACCGGTCTGACGTTCGGCACGATCTCGAGCCTCTACGGACTGATGCACGGCTACATCACGCAGGGGCAGTACACGACGCTCGTCACCGTCGTCATCTTGACCGCGATCGTGCCTACGCTGATCGCGCAGCGTCACTTCCCGCCGAGTCAGGAAGTGCAAGAAGCGGAGTCCGGAGGTCTGGCAGAGATCGAGGTCCGACTTTCGAAGGCGGCGCCTCCCGGCTAGTCCCACAGGACTCCGGCACATGGCCGAGAATCGGCGCGCGTATGAACGATCCGGCCGCGCGCCGTAATCCGCGGCGCTTCGCTTATTGGCTGCTCGCGATCCCTATCGTCGCGACTTTGTGGCCTCCGCTCTACGCGCACGCCGACCCTGAGATCGCCGGCATTCCATTTTTCTATTGGTATCAATTCATCTGGGTCGTGCTGAGCAGCGTCGTCACCGTAACCGTCTATCTGCTCACGCGCGAGGATAAGACGTGATCCTGTGGACCGCGGTCGCGGTCTTCCTCGCGCTCTTCATCCTCGTCAGCGTGATGGGCTTCATGGCCACACGCTGGCGGCCGAGCAATCTCGACGACATCCACGAATGGGCGCTCGCCGGCCGCGGCTTCGGCACGTTCACCTCGTGGTTCTTGATCGGCGGCGATATCTACACCGCCTACACGTTCATCGCTGTGCCGGCGTTGGTCTACGGTGCCGGCGCCCTCGGCTTCTTCGCGCTGCCCTACACAACGATCGTCTATCCGATCGTCTTCGTCTTCGCGCCGCGCTTTTGGCTCGTCGCGAAGCACCGCGGCTATATCACGTACGCCGATTTCGCGCGCGAGCGCTTCGACAGCCGCAGCCTCGCCTTTGCGGTGGCATTCACGGGCATTTTGGCCACCATGCCGTACATCGCGCTGCAGCTCGTCGGCATGCAAGTCGTGATCGCCGGACTCGGCTTCACCGGCCAGGGTCTGTTAGGCGACCTGCCGGTCATCGTGGCGTTTGCCATTCTCGCGATCTACACATATCGGGGAGGCCTCCGCGCGCCGGCTATGGTCGCATTCGTCAAGGATGCGCTTATCTACATCACCATCATCGGCGCGTCGATCGTGCTGGTCTCAAAACTCGGCGGCTTCGCGCACATCTTCCAAACCGCAAGCGCGGTCTTGGCACAACGGCCAAAGCCCGGTACGATCATCTTGCCCCCGCAAAGCTTTACGGCGTATGCCACGCTCTCGCTCGGTTCGGGCCTCGCGTTGTTCATGTACCCGCACGCGATCACCGGCGTGCTGAGCGCGAAGAACACGACCGTCATCAAGCGGAACATGGCTCTCATTCCGGCCTACAGCGTTTTGCTCGGCCTCAACGCGCTGTTCGGATTCATGGCGATCGCCGCCGGCGTTCACGCCGCAAGCCCGAACGCCGCGGTGCCGCTGCTGTTCGTGAAGATGTTCCCGCAGTGGTTCGTGGGGATGTCGTTCGCCGCCATCGCGATCGGCGCGCTTGTCCCGGCTGCCATCATGTCCATCGCGGCAGCCAATCTCTTCACGCGATCGATCTACAAGGAATACATCAAACCGGCATGCTCCGGTCCGGAGGAGACGCGCGTCGCACGTTACGTCTCGCTTGCGGTCAAGGCGGGCGCGCTGCTGTTCGTGCTCTTGCTGCCCACACAATTCGCCATCTACTTTCAGTTGCTCGCCGGTGCGTGGATCCTTCAGACGCTGCCGACGATCCTCATCGGCCTCTACACGCGCAGGCTTCACCGGCGCGCGCTATTCGTCGGTTGGCTGGCCGGCATGATAACCGCGACGTGGATGGGCATCGTCACTGGCTACACGCCGACGATCACGCTGCACCTCGGCGGCTTCTCGCTGGCTGGGTACATCGGCCTATTCGCGCTCACGCTCAACCTCATCGTGACGATTGTGGGCACTTTCATATGCGATGGTCTTGGCGTCGGCCGGGGCCAGGATGCGACGAGCCCGACGGACTATTTAGATGACACGGGAGTAGCATCGCGAACAGTCGTTCGCAAGTTATCCGTGACTTGAATCACTAATTTAGGGTATTATTAGAGAATAACGGCGCTCATGGCGTCAGTACCTATTTTCTTACCATTCGAAGGCGGCTCCATGGACGGTAGACGTCATCGCGGCACACGCGGTTTCAGCGTAGTCGAGGCCTTGATCGGCATAACTCTTTTCGCCATGGCGCTCATGGCGTTCTTTGCAATTTTCCCATATTCGCTTGCCACCACTTCTCACGACGACGAATACCTTCAGGCGATATCGGCGGGGCAAGAGTATTTGGATTCGCTTCGCTCTGCGGTCGAGCAATCGAAGCCGCTCCCGGGTTCGCCAAATCCGCCGATAAGAATCGACGGCGGCTTCTCGGTTCTGGGCAACGGCGTGCGGAACGCTTCGCCGGGTAACTTCACGATCAAAGGCGGCTGTACTTTGGTTACGGGCTACACGCGTCTTGAATTGTGCACCTCCACGGTCCAGTGGACCGAGGCCGGCCTTACTCGCACTTATCAGGTCCAATCGTATGCGACACAGCAAGTCTCGTAGCGCGCGCCTCGCGCGCGGCTTCACCATCGCCGAGATGTTGACGGTAACAGTGCTCTTCGGCCTGCTCCTCACCACCATCGCAGCCGTCATTCCAGCAGTGCTTCGTTCGCCCACGCAGATGCAGGCGCAAGTCGACGAAGTCGACGCAGGCGCGCTGGCGCTTTATAAGGTGCAGCGCGACGCCCGCCAAGGCGATGTCAACGGTGTATTCAATTGCAGCACTGCGCCGGTCGTGATCTGC is a genomic window of Candidatus Eremiobacteraceae bacterium containing:
- the nusA gene encoding transcription termination factor NusA produces the protein MAVRKTVKKNADGSAPAGVATPSVANPELIAALKELERDRNLSAEVLMEALEAALVSAYKRNFVREAEAVGNPVVIVDRENGAYRVFARRTVVAEVTDPAIEISVADAGGKAAGENFDVEITPKEFGRIAAQTAKQVIVQRIREAERDMVFDEYNDRLDELVGGQVLRYEQRNMFVDLGKAEAILPVSEQVAHESFRINERVRAYVMEVRKTNRGPQIILSRIHPNVVRRLFEQEIPEVSQGIVEVKDVAREPGARSKISVWTNEEDIDAVGACLGPRSSRVNNIGEELRGEKIDVIQWSPDPATYVANALAPAKVISVHLNEREHLAEAVVPDYQLSLAIGKEGQNVRLAARLTGWRIDIHNEEQWAEVMSQRVDEDKEREELAAMAEVAAEESGVELTAEMLAQDEELIRKLQELQRMTLGEDEVEEEEATPDAEPEIAE
- a CDS encoding WYL domain-containing protein, which encodes MSTTNPEHLGRTARFIRLLKEIDEKRAVSKARLHEILTTSSEATFKRVKAELREAGYPLSYNSKDKLYHVSARAALSRPKLDPRSRAQLALVRTAIAGLGAPYVAALGEVLDILDARIAIEDPEAAATLSSRRPQPRADRAFYERLDNVDTAIRESRLIQFDYTHTAGGATDPRWAKPLAMHDHDGRIYCWAIVEGEDRPKLFALDRMGDVELLEPFDPDSRWKLDDDLRYSFGIMIGRDAPQKVAIDIDARAAANVRARRWPAETACETLSGGTLRMTFEVTMTEELISWVLGFGGLATVVEPSSVADEVRSRAAAMASQHAR
- a CDS encoding DUF202 domain-containing protein, which translates into the protein MNLRVTDHLANERTFLAYVRTSLSLMAFGFVIAKFAVLAHAMPGTQVSVGPWAVMSGHRLGIAFAALGVALGALGSWRFVVVDIELKRDQYHSAPWLAIVVGAATVVTGALVILNLSRVL
- a CDS encoding cation:proton antiporter, with the protein product MHAVFDVSALQNMWLIAAIWMALAFLGSLISIRFGIAAALIEIMLGILAGNFIALRSNVWIDFIAGFGSIMLTFLAGAEINPTNFKRQWRPAVSIGLLSFGAPFLCAMVYAYFFAHWDANAAKIAGIAMSTTSVAVVYAVMIESGLAGTEFGQLILAACFITDLGTVVALGLLFANVNAWLAIFLGVSIAVIAFAPRFVPNLYVRLGDRVSEPGARFLFLIIFMLSGLATMANSEGVLPAYFLGFSCAGFLLSHTEFSRGLRRTTMSLLTPFYFIKAGTFVSLTQAATAIWAILAFFLVKVVAKIIAVYPAARAMRYKTSDAAYLTLMMATGLTFGTISSLYGLMHGYITQGQYTTLVTVVILTAIVPTLIAQRHFPPSQEVQEAESGGLAEIEVRLSKAAPPG
- a CDS encoding DUF3311 domain-containing protein; this translates as MNDPAARRNPRRFAYWLLAIPIVATLWPPLYAHADPEIAGIPFFYWYQFIWVVLSSVVTVTVYLLTREDKT
- a CDS encoding sodium:solute symporter, which gives rise to MILWTAVAVFLALFILVSVMGFMATRWRPSNLDDIHEWALAGRGFGTFTSWFLIGGDIYTAYTFIAVPALVYGAGALGFFALPYTTIVYPIVFVFAPRFWLVAKHRGYITYADFARERFDSRSLAFAVAFTGILATMPYIALQLVGMQVVIAGLGFTGQGLLGDLPVIVAFAILAIYTYRGGLRAPAMVAFVKDALIYITIIGASIVLVSKLGGFAHIFQTASAVLAQRPKPGTIILPPQSFTAYATLSLGSGLALFMYPHAITGVLSAKNTTVIKRNMALIPAYSVLLGLNALFGFMAIAAGVHAASPNAAVPLLFVKMFPQWFVGMSFAAIAIGALVPAAIMSIAAANLFTRSIYKEYIKPACSGPEETRVARYVSLAVKAGALLFVLLLPTQFAIYFQLLAGAWILQTLPTILIGLYTRRLHRRALFVGWLAGMITATWMGIVTGYTPTITLHLGGFSLAGYIGLFALTLNLIVTIVGTFICDGLGVGRGQDATSPTDYLDDTGVASRTVVRKLSVT